One Anaerobacillus alkaliphilus DNA window includes the following coding sequences:
- a CDS encoding chemotaxis protein CheW has translation MNEANQSNDLKVIVFQLKDEEYGVEVEQVRSIERMQHITRVPRTTEFVKGVINLRGVVTPIIDLRNRFGIEEIVSSESTRIIIVAVGSMEVGLIVDAANDVVDIPTELVEPPPQVVGGLEAEYLRGVAKMDKRLLILLNLDKVLNPKDLKELEANA, from the coding sequence ATGAATGAGGCAAATCAAAGCAATGATTTAAAAGTCATTGTCTTTCAACTAAAAGATGAAGAATATGGAGTGGAAGTTGAACAAGTACGCTCTATAGAACGTATGCAGCATATTACTCGCGTCCCAAGAACTACAGAATTTGTGAAAGGTGTTATTAATTTACGAGGTGTTGTAACCCCTATTATTGATTTACGAAATCGCTTTGGGATTGAGGAGATTGTTTCATCGGAAAGTACAAGAATCATCATCGTTGCTGTAGGAAGTATGGAGGTAGGTTTAATTGTTGATGCTGCAAATGACGTGGTAGATATACCTACTGAATTAGTAGAACCTCCACCTCAAGTAGTGGGTGGCTTAGAAGCAGAGTACCTGCGCGGCGTAGCTAAAATGGACAAGCGTCTTCTGATTTTACTAAATTTAGATAAAGTATTAAATCCAAAAGATTTGAAGGAATTAGAGGCAAACGCCTAA
- the flhA gene encoding flagellar biosynthesis protein FlhA, translating to MSVRDLSVLLGVILIVIMLIIPLPSVMLDVLIIVNISLALLIILVAMNTKEPLQFSIFPTLLLLVTLFRLGLNVSTTRSILGKGEAGNVIDTFGSFVVGGNALVGFVVFLILIIIQFVVITKGAERVSEVGARFTLDAMPGKQMSIDADLNAGMISDIEAKERRIKIEREADFYGAMDGASKFVKGDAIAGIVIVIINIIFGLIIGMMQQGLDIASAASKYTLLTVGDGLVSQIPALLISTATGIVVTRAASEGNLGDDITKQLLAYPRMLYIAGGTILLLGLVTPINLGLTTPIALLLIVGGFLLLKEEDKKLAEVEEAASVEENPDDMKSPESVVNLLQVDPIEFEFGYGLIPLADANQGGDLLDRVVMIRRQLAIELGLIVPVIRIRDNIQLQPNEYSIKIKGNEVTRGELLLDHFMAMSPGVDDESIIGIETIEPAFGMPALWISEEMKEQAELSGYTVVDPPSVVSTHLTEVIKRHAHELLGRQEAKQLVDHLKEAYPTLVDDVTPNPLTLGEVQKVLANLLKEKVSIRNLPTIFETLADYGQMTKDTDLITEYVRQGLSRQITKQYANTNEPLYVVTMSGTVEKIVADGVQQTEHGNFLALDPNDSQGIVDAVLYEVERMSEMGQMPILLCSPAVRMYIRHLLERYIPHVPVLSYNELEPTIEVQSVGVVNV from the coding sequence ATGTCAGTAAGAGATTTAAGTGTACTATTAGGAGTTATATTAATAGTAATCATGCTTATCATCCCATTACCATCGGTCATGCTGGATGTTTTAATTATTGTTAATATATCTCTTGCTCTCCTTATCATACTAGTAGCAATGAATACAAAAGAACCGTTACAATTTTCTATCTTTCCTACCTTACTATTATTAGTAACGTTATTCCGATTAGGTCTTAATGTTTCTACTACGAGGTCAATATTAGGGAAAGGTGAAGCTGGTAATGTAATTGATACGTTCGGGTCATTCGTAGTTGGAGGAAATGCCCTCGTTGGTTTCGTTGTTTTCTTAATTTTAATTATCATTCAGTTTGTTGTTATAACAAAAGGTGCAGAACGTGTTTCTGAGGTAGGGGCAAGATTTACATTAGACGCTATGCCCGGGAAGCAAATGAGTATTGATGCCGATTTGAATGCAGGGATGATCTCAGATATTGAAGCAAAAGAACGCCGCATAAAAATTGAACGTGAAGCTGATTTCTATGGAGCGATGGATGGTGCTAGTAAATTCGTTAAAGGGGATGCTATTGCAGGTATTGTTATCGTTATAATAAATATTATCTTTGGTCTCATTATAGGGATGATGCAGCAGGGTTTGGATATCGCCTCCGCAGCATCAAAGTATACACTTTTAACAGTAGGAGATGGACTAGTCAGTCAGATTCCAGCTTTGTTAATTTCTACGGCTACTGGTATTGTCGTTACACGTGCCGCATCAGAAGGGAATTTAGGGGACGATATTACCAAACAGCTATTAGCTTACCCAAGAATGCTCTATATTGCGGGAGGTACAATTTTATTACTTGGACTTGTAACTCCAATTAATCTAGGTTTAACAACTCCGATTGCACTTCTGTTAATTGTTGGTGGTTTCCTACTTCTTAAGGAAGAAGATAAGAAATTAGCTGAGGTAGAAGAAGCTGCAAGTGTAGAAGAAAATCCAGATGATATGAAATCACCAGAAAGCGTTGTAAATCTTCTCCAAGTTGATCCAATTGAATTTGAATTCGGGTACGGACTTATTCCGTTAGCAGATGCCAACCAAGGCGGAGATTTATTAGATCGTGTCGTAATGATAAGAAGGCAACTCGCCATCGAACTAGGGTTAATTGTTCCTGTCATAAGAATACGTGATAACATTCAGTTGCAACCTAATGAATATTCAATAAAAATTAAAGGGAATGAGGTAACTCGAGGAGAGTTACTACTCGATCATTTTATGGCAATGAGCCCCGGTGTTGACGATGAAAGCATTATTGGAATTGAAACAATTGAACCTGCTTTCGGAATGCCAGCGCTTTGGATTAGTGAGGAAATGAAGGAGCAAGCGGAACTCTCTGGTTATACAGTTGTTGATCCACCTTCTGTAGTCTCAACACATCTTACAGAAGTAATTAAACGTCATGCTCATGAGCTTTTAGGCAGACAAGAAGCAAAACAACTGGTTGACCACTTAAAAGAAGCTTATCCAACTTTAGTGGATGACGTAACACCAAATCCATTGACACTAGGAGAAGTACAAAAAGTACTGGCGAATTTATTGAAGGAAAAGGTTTCAATCAGAAACTTACCTACTATTTTCGAAACGTTAGCTGACTATGGCCAAATGACTAAAGATACTGATCTTATAACTGAGTATGTTAGACAAGGTCTTTCTAGACAAATAACCAAGCAATATGCAAATACAAATGAACCACTCTACGTCGTAACAATGAGTGGTACGGTCGAAAAAATTGTAGCAGATGGTGTTCAACAAACTGAACATGGGAACTTCCTAGCTTTAGATCCAAACGACTCTCAGGGAATTGTCGATGCGGTCCTGTATGAAGTAGAACGTATGAGTGAAATGGGTCAAATGCCGATTTTACTTTGTTCACCAGCTGTACGTATGTATATTAGACATCTTTTAGAACGGTATATTCCTCATGTTCCTGTTCTATCTTATAACGAGCTTGAGCCTACGATTGAGGTTCAAAGCGTAGGGGTGGTGAATGTTTAG
- the flhB gene encoding flagellar biosynthesis protein FlhB, with product MSFLPVDLQFFAQEKTEKATPKKKQETRKKGQVAKSTDVNTAIILLLVFIFLWLIGSFLGKQTMKFLQYMFQEYLLFDLTPENVHSLFLEITKQAVIFTAPLMFMAMLAAIASNYLQVGFLFAPEAIKMKLSKLDPIQGFKRIYSIRAIVELLKSLLKIALVGLVTFTILWISIEQILILALIPLTDSLSFIGNLTVTMGVAVSILLIFLAVLDYMYQRFDHEKNIRMSKQDIKDEYKKSEGDPLIKSKIKEKQRQMAMQRMMQEVPKADVVITNPTHYAIALKYDGEKMDAPVVIAKGVDFIAQKIKGVAKHHEIITVENRPLARALYDQADIGDEVPEELFKAVAEVLAYVYRLKNKV from the coding sequence ATGTCTTTTTTACCTGTTGATCTCCAGTTTTTTGCTCAAGAAAAAACCGAAAAGGCGACTCCAAAGAAAAAACAAGAAACTAGAAAAAAAGGACAAGTTGCCAAAAGTACTGATGTTAATACTGCAATTATTCTGTTACTCGTTTTTATTTTCTTATGGTTGATTGGAAGTTTCTTAGGAAAACAAACGATGAAATTTTTACAGTATATGTTTCAAGAGTACTTACTATTTGATTTAACGCCAGAAAACGTGCATAGTCTGTTTTTAGAAATTACTAAGCAAGCGGTTATTTTCACAGCACCTCTGATGTTTATGGCGATGCTTGCCGCGATTGCAAGCAATTATTTACAGGTGGGTTTTTTATTTGCTCCTGAAGCAATTAAGATGAAGTTAAGCAAGCTAGATCCAATCCAGGGATTTAAAAGAATTTATTCTATTAGGGCTATCGTTGAACTACTAAAATCGTTATTAAAAATTGCTCTTGTCGGTTTAGTCACATTTACTATTCTTTGGATTAGTATTGAACAAATATTAATCCTAGCTTTAATACCTCTCACAGACTCTCTTAGTTTTATTGGAAACTTAACAGTGACAATGGGAGTTGCTGTTTCTATTTTATTGATTTTTTTGGCTGTTTTAGATTATATGTACCAACGGTTTGACCACGAAAAAAATATTAGAATGTCAAAACAAGACATTAAAGATGAATATAAGAAATCCGAAGGGGATCCTTTAATAAAGTCAAAAATAAAAGAAAAACAGAGGCAAATGGCGATGCAAAGAATGATGCAAGAAGTCCCAAAAGCCGATGTTGTTATTACAAATCCGACTCATTATGCGATAGCCTTAAAATATGATGGTGAAAAAATGGATGCGCCTGTTGTCATTGCAAAAGGTGTGGACTTTATTGCCCAAAAGATTAAAGGCGTTGCAAAGCATCATGAGATCATTACAGTTGAAAATCGACCATTAGCCAGAGCTCTATACGACCAAGCAGACATCGGAGATGAAGTACCGGAAGAGTTGTTTAAAGCAGTGGCTGAGGTTTTAGCATATGTATACCGATTAAAGAACAAAGTATAA
- a CDS encoding chemotaxis protein CheA, whose amino-acid sequence MDKNQYLDMFIDESKEHLQAMNDNLLKLENDPQNVAIVNEIFRSAHTLKGMAATMGYEDLASLTHIMENVLDGIRNHKISVTSEILDVVFESVDDLEAMVLSIASGGDGKRNVTKVVTMLEKIEKGEQLKGNPISDEVAATVEVVKSSSGTTEIYDDFEVTVLTQAQEQGFHAFQVTISLREDCILKAARVFMVFEVLEQIGEVIKSTPTVDSLEEENFDSDFTVTLITKVSNDEVRNRILKVSEVDNVQVASFDTEAYKTNLSLTTVEEVTIEETEVSEVTEAVQTKSDEKSNPSGNKTIRVNIERLDILMNLFEELVIDRGRLEQIARDLKSSELTETVEHMSRISGDLQSIILNMRMVPVDQVFNRFPRMVRGLAKDLKKKVNLEIVGAETELDRTVIDEIGDPLVHLLRNSIDHGIETPEKRLSNGKPEEGSITLKAYHSGNHVFIEVSDNGAGINREKVLKKAIASGVVSTENSKNLTDKQVYELLFASGLSTADQITDVSGRGVGLDVVKSKIESLGGNVTVDSVLGEGTTFSIQLPLTLSIISVMLVEVQSEKYAIPLSSIIETAIVKNEDILAAHNQKVIDFRGSVVPLINLTDFFEVPKTREEDVYHSIVIVRKGAKMAGLVVDSFIGQQEIVLKSLGNYLTNVFAISGATILGDGQVALIVDCNALIK is encoded by the coding sequence GTGGATAAAAATCAATATTTAGATATGTTTATTGATGAGAGTAAAGAACATCTGCAAGCGATGAATGATAACTTGTTAAAACTTGAAAATGATCCCCAAAATGTTGCCATTGTTAATGAAATTTTCCGTTCTGCTCATACGTTAAAGGGTATGGCTGCTACAATGGGGTATGAAGATCTAGCAAGCTTAACACATATTATGGAGAACGTACTTGATGGTATTAGAAACCATAAAATTTCTGTTACAAGTGAGATTTTGGATGTTGTTTTTGAGTCAGTAGATGACTTAGAAGCAATGGTTTTATCAATTGCAAGTGGTGGAGATGGAAAACGAAATGTCACGAAAGTTGTTACGATGCTAGAAAAAATTGAAAAAGGTGAACAACTAAAAGGAAATCCAATTTCTGATGAAGTAGCCGCAACGGTTGAAGTAGTAAAAAGTTCATCAGGTACCACAGAAATATACGATGATTTTGAAGTAACTGTATTAACACAAGCACAAGAACAAGGATTTCATGCCTTTCAAGTGACAATTTCTCTCAGAGAAGATTGTATTTTAAAAGCAGCTAGAGTCTTTATGGTGTTTGAGGTACTTGAACAAATTGGTGAAGTGATCAAATCTACTCCTACTGTGGACTCACTTGAGGAAGAAAACTTTGACTCAGATTTTACAGTGACGCTTATTACAAAAGTATCTAACGATGAGGTTAGAAATCGTATTCTAAAAGTTTCAGAGGTTGATAATGTTCAAGTAGCATCATTTGATACAGAGGCCTATAAAACCAACTTGTCTCTTACTACTGTAGAGGAAGTAACAATTGAAGAAACAGAAGTCTCTGAAGTGACTGAAGCTGTTCAAACGAAATCAGATGAAAAATCTAATCCATCAGGAAATAAAACAATCCGTGTGAATATTGAAAGACTTGACATTTTGATGAACCTTTTTGAGGAACTTGTTATTGATCGTGGTAGATTAGAGCAGATTGCTCGTGACCTAAAAAGCTCTGAATTAACAGAAACCGTAGAACATATGTCAAGGATTTCTGGTGATCTTCAAAGTATTATCTTAAATATGAGAATGGTTCCTGTAGATCAAGTCTTTAACCGTTTCCCAAGAATGGTTCGTGGTTTAGCAAAAGACTTAAAGAAAAAAGTAAACTTAGAAATTGTTGGTGCTGAAACGGAGTTAGACCGTACAGTTATTGATGAAATTGGTGACCCGTTAGTCCATTTACTTAGAAACTCAATTGACCATGGCATAGAAACACCAGAAAAACGCCTGAGCAATGGGAAACCAGAAGAGGGAAGTATCACATTAAAGGCATACCATAGTGGAAATCATGTATTCATCGAGGTTTCAGATAATGGGGCTGGAATTAACCGTGAAAAAGTACTTAAGAAGGCTATAGCAAGCGGTGTAGTTTCCACTGAAAATAGCAAAAACCTAACAGACAAGCAAGTGTATGAATTACTATTTGCATCTGGCCTAAGTACTGCAGACCAGATTACTGATGTTTCTGGAAGAGGTGTAGGGTTAGATGTCGTAAAGAGCAAAATTGAATCTTTAGGTGGAAATGTTACCGTAGATTCTGTTTTAGGAGAGGGAACGACATTTTCAATTCAACTACCATTAACATTATCGATTATTTCAGTTATGTTAGTAGAAGTTCAAAGTGAAAAATATGCAATTCCTCTATCATCTATTATTGAAACTGCAATCGTAAAAAATGAAGATATCCTTGCTGCTCATAATCAAAAAGTGATTGACTTCCGAGGAAGCGTCGTTCCTTTAATTAACCTAACTGACTTCTTTGAGGTTCCTAAAACTCGAGAAGAAGATGTTTACCATTCGATTGTTATAGTTCGTAAAGGAGCAAAGATGGCAGGGTTAGTTGTTGACTCATTTATCGGACAACAAGAAATCGTTCTTAAATCATTGGGTAACTATTTAACAAATGTTTTTGCTATTTCAGGAGCAACTATTTTAGGTGATGGACAAGTTGCATTAATTGTTGATTGCAATGCCTTAATTAAGTAG
- a CDS encoding chemotaxis protein CheD: MMEVVKVGMADLNVATSPQKIRTSGLGSCVGVVIYDETTNICGMAHVMLPNSSLGKAELINKAKYADTALDVLLEKLLKMGVNQALLKAKLAGGSQMFKFSSTSEMMRIGPRNVEAVKEKLKELRIRIVAEDVGGTSGRTIEFDPLTSKLSIRTVSQGVSEI, from the coding sequence ATGATGGAAGTTGTTAAAGTTGGTATGGCTGATTTAAATGTGGCAACATCCCCTCAAAAAATTCGTACGTCAGGTTTGGGTTCTTGTGTAGGAGTTGTAATCTACGATGAAACGACGAACATCTGTGGTATGGCACATGTAATGCTACCTAATTCGTCGTTAGGTAAAGCAGAGTTAATTAATAAAGCAAAATATGCTGATACAGCATTAGATGTGCTGTTAGAAAAGCTTTTAAAGATGGGAGTAAATCAAGCCTTACTTAAAGCAAAGCTAGCAGGTGGTTCACAAATGTTTAAGTTTTCATCAACTAGTGAAATGATGAGAATAGGTCCACGTAATGTAGAAGCTGTTAAAGAAAAGCTAAAAGAGTTGAGAATTCGGATTGTTGCTGAAGATGTTGGTGGTACCAGTGGCAGAACGATTGAATTTGACCCACTTACAAGTAAACTGTCAATAAGGACAGTGAGCCAAGGAGTTTCAGAAATCTAA
- a CDS encoding FliA/WhiG family RNA polymerase sigma factor codes for MPQTKEKEDLIWKKWIEQRDIEACDELIRVYLPLVDYHVQRISVGLPRNVNKEDLKSHALLGLYDALEKFDYTRELKFDTYASFRIRGSIIDGLRQEDWLPRSLRERSKKVEATIEKLEQTNGRYVTAKEVAESLDLTEEDVLQVMTESFVANMLSIDEKPNDSKRDETFKNTLMDKSTLNPEEQMVKKNTQEELVQIIESLNDKEQLVISLFYFEELTLTEIGQIMGLSTSRISQIHSKALFRLKQVFSKGKR; via the coding sequence ATGCCTCAAACAAAGGAAAAAGAGGATTTAATTTGGAAGAAATGGATCGAGCAACGGGATATTGAAGCATGTGATGAACTAATTAGAGTATATCTACCTCTCGTAGATTACCATGTTCAACGTATTTCTGTTGGTCTCCCGCGCAATGTAAATAAAGAAGACTTAAAAAGTCATGCTCTCCTGGGGCTTTATGATGCACTTGAGAAATTTGATTACACTCGAGAACTAAAATTTGATACCTATGCTTCCTTTCGTATTAGAGGATCAATTATTGACGGTCTAAGACAAGAGGATTGGTTACCTAGATCACTAAGAGAACGTTCAAAAAAGGTCGAAGCAACAATTGAAAAATTAGAGCAAACGAATGGGCGTTATGTAACAGCTAAAGAAGTTGCTGAATCACTTGATCTCACTGAAGAAGATGTGTTACAAGTGATGACTGAAAGCTTTGTAGCCAACATGCTCTCAATTGATGAAAAACCAAATGATTCTAAAAGAGATGAAACATTTAAAAACACCCTTATGGATAAGAGTACTCTAAATCCAGAAGAGCAAATGGTCAAAAAAAACACACAAGAAGAGCTTGTTCAGATTATTGAAAGTTTGAACGATAAAGAGCAACTTGTCATCAGCTTATTTTACTTTGAAGAACTAACGTTAACAGAGATTGGTCAAATTATGGGTCTGTCGACTTCGAGAATTTCACAAATTCACTCTAAAGCCCTTTTTCGACTGAAACAAGTGTTTTCAAAAGGAAAGAGATAG
- the flhF gene encoding flagellar biosynthesis protein FlhF, translating to MKVKKFIAKSMSEAMKQIRVELGSEAVILNSKEIETGGFLGFFTKKNIEVIAAVDTAPTVRRSAPKQKPQPKISPKTAAVSQQSAPKETKVTVTNDDKLEKEVKELKSIVNGISSSIATQFDDYPGVLKKVNQLFIDQDMSPNIRIEVMKKLLKKWYIQDKDNITKTEALEWAKEVLSTTIASSEMGGFTFNKKFLNLVGPTGVGKTTTIAKIAAHCMLKHHKKVAFITTDTFRIAAIEQLKTYAKILNVPVEVAYSVEDFKKAKEKLANYDLVLVDSAGRNFLNQLYIDELKKVIDFDEEMETYLVLSLASKYRDMATIYEQFSKININKVIFTKKDETFSRGAMINLVYEYGVGVSYITNGQSVPDDIVEGSIEEIVNSLIEVENHE from the coding sequence GTGAAGGTAAAAAAATTTATAGCCAAGTCAATGTCAGAAGCGATGAAGCAAATCCGTGTGGAACTAGGTAGCGAGGCTGTTATCTTAAATTCGAAAGAAATAGAAACGGGTGGATTTTTAGGATTCTTTACCAAAAAAAATATTGAAGTAATCGCAGCAGTAGATACTGCTCCAACAGTTAGAAGATCAGCACCTAAGCAGAAACCACAACCAAAGATAAGTCCGAAAACCGCTGCAGTATCCCAACAATCGGCTCCAAAAGAAACAAAGGTTACCGTTACTAACGATGACAAACTTGAAAAAGAAGTGAAAGAACTAAAAAGCATTGTTAATGGAATATCAAGTTCTATTGCTACACAATTTGATGATTATCCCGGCGTCTTAAAAAAGGTCAATCAACTATTTATTGATCAAGATATGTCACCGAACATTCGAATTGAAGTAATGAAAAAATTGTTGAAGAAGTGGTATATTCAAGATAAGGATAATATTACTAAGACTGAAGCATTAGAGTGGGCAAAGGAAGTCCTTTCTACAACCATCGCATCGTCCGAGATGGGTGGATTTACCTTTAATAAGAAGTTTCTCAATTTGGTTGGTCCAACCGGAGTGGGGAAAACAACGACGATTGCAAAAATTGCTGCCCATTGTATGTTAAAGCATCATAAAAAAGTAGCTTTTATTACAACTGATACGTTCCGAATTGCGGCTATTGAACAGCTAAAGACTTACGCAAAAATTTTAAATGTACCAGTAGAAGTCGCCTATTCTGTTGAAGATTTTAAAAAAGCAAAAGAAAAACTAGCTAATTACGATTTAGTATTAGTTGATTCTGCAGGAAGAAACTTTTTAAATCAATTGTATATTGATGAACTTAAGAAGGTCATTGATTTCGATGAAGAGATGGAGACTTATTTAGTATTATCGTTAGCATCTAAATACCGTGATATGGCTACAATATATGAGCAATTTTCGAAGATTAACATAAATAAAGTAATCTTTACGAAAAAAGATGAAACATTTTCACGAGGCGCAATGATTAACCTAGTCTATGAATATGGGGTAGGAGTATCCTACATTACAAATGGACAAAGTGTACCTGACGATATAGTAGAAGGCTCTATTGAAGAAATAGTAAATAGTCTAATCGAGGTTGAAAATCATGAATGA
- a CDS encoding protein-glutamate methylesterase/protein-glutamine glutaminase: MVRVLVVDDSAFMRKIITDLLQADQRIQVIGTARNGQDALEKIQQLEPDVVTLDVEMPIMNGIEALKEIMQHSPKPVIMVSSTTKEGAENTVLAMSYGAVDFITKPSGAISLDLHKVQDELIEKVLLAASIKLTKLVPHNKRELEIVKKPRPLEIKAQKKLLYKKIVAIGTSTGGPKALQQVLSKLPEDLNAPVFIVQHMPAGFTKSLATRLNSLSKLTVKEAEDGEVVKRGVAYIAPGGYHLKIRNVGTSLVLQLDQSPPENGHRPSVDTMLTSLANISNYSIVTVIMTGMGSDGSKGLLKLKDTTDVVAIAEAEESAVVFGMPRSAIKTNTVDEVVHLDAIAASIEKYCQ, translated from the coding sequence TTGGTTCGAGTACTCGTAGTAGATGACTCTGCATTTATGAGAAAGATCATAACAGATCTTTTACAAGCGGATCAACGAATTCAAGTCATCGGAACAGCAAGAAATGGTCAGGATGCCCTTGAAAAAATTCAACAGCTAGAGCCTGATGTCGTTACTTTAGATGTTGAAATGCCTATCATGAATGGTATAGAAGCCTTAAAAGAAATTATGCAACATTCTCCTAAACCTGTCATAATGGTTAGTAGTACAACGAAAGAAGGAGCAGAGAATACTGTATTAGCTATGTCCTATGGCGCTGTAGACTTTATTACAAAACCTTCTGGAGCAATTTCACTAGATTTGCATAAAGTACAAGATGAGCTTATTGAAAAAGTTCTTCTTGCAGCATCTATTAAGCTTACAAAACTAGTACCTCATAATAAGAGAGAGCTAGAAATAGTGAAAAAGCCTAGACCGTTAGAAATAAAAGCTCAAAAAAAATTACTCTATAAAAAGATCGTTGCCATCGGTACTTCTACAGGTGGACCAAAGGCATTACAGCAAGTTTTATCTAAACTTCCTGAAGACCTAAATGCACCAGTATTCATTGTACAACATATGCCAGCAGGATTTACCAAATCACTAGCAACTCGTCTCAATAGTCTATCAAAACTAACTGTCAAAGAAGCAGAAGATGGTGAGGTAGTAAAAAGAGGAGTTGCCTATATAGCACCTGGTGGATACCATTTGAAAATAAGAAACGTAGGAACATCATTAGTGCTTCAATTGGATCAATCGCCACCTGAAAACGGTCATCGTCCATCAGTTGATACGATGTTAACCTCCTTGGCTAACATTAGCAATTATTCGATTGTTACAGTGATCATGACAGGAATGGGTTCAGATGGTTCAAAAGGATTATTAAAATTGAAAGATACTACCGATGTAGTTGCGATAGCAGAAGCAGAAGAGTCAGCAGTTGTCTTTGGAATGCCTCGTTCCGCCATTAAGACAAATACAGTTGATGAAGTTGTTCATCTTGATGCCATTGCTGCTAGTATAGAAAAGTATTGCCAATAG
- a CDS encoding chemotaxis protein CheC — MYFINRIQPYHLDILKEVGNIGAGHAATALSKLLNKTIDMKVPAVRVVSFEEITELVGGSDNVVAAIFLRIEGEAPGNMFFMLPVNEATNLIRYLTGDQQFDLNSPPFQELGLSALQEVGNILAGSYLSAFSDLTKLNLQPSVPALSVDMAIAILSYGLLELSQVGDYAIVIETEILEKVDVYSQKTSGHFFLLPDPDSYEIIFRALGVSIDDGSC; from the coding sequence ATGTACTTTATTAATCGGATTCAACCATACCATTTGGATATATTAAAAGAGGTAGGAAATATTGGTGCTGGCCACGCAGCTACAGCCTTATCAAAATTATTAAATAAAACGATTGATATGAAGGTCCCGGCTGTAAGGGTTGTTTCTTTTGAAGAGATTACTGAATTAGTTGGTGGTTCAGATAATGTAGTAGCGGCAATTTTTCTAAGAATTGAAGGAGAAGCCCCAGGTAACATGTTTTTTATGTTACCTGTTAACGAGGCGACAAATCTCATTCGTTACTTAACAGGAGACCAGCAATTTGACTTGAATTCTCCTCCTTTTCAAGAGTTGGGCTTATCAGCTTTACAAGAGGTTGGCAATATTTTAGCTGGCTCTTATTTATCAGCATTTTCAGATTTAACGAAGCTTAATTTACAACCATCAGTCCCTGCATTAAGTGTAGATATGGCGATAGCGATTTTAAGTTATGGCTTATTAGAGCTTTCACAAGTGGGAGATTATGCAATTGTCATTGAAACTGAAATTCTAGAAAAAGTTGATGTATACTCTCAAAAAACATCAGGTCACTTTTTTTTACTGCCAGATCCGGACTCATACGAGATTATTTTTCGAGCATTAGGAGTATCGATTGATGATGGAAGTTGTTAA
- a CDS encoding MinD/ParA family protein yields the protein MNDQAKNLRQMLQMASETPKNTKVLAVVSGKGGVGKSNFSLNFAIELTKAGKKVVLFDLDIGMANVDILMGVSSKFTIVDMIEKDLSIWDIIEEGPEKLSFIAGGTGFSSMFQLNPRKISRFLQQLELISGKYDYIIFDMGAGVSKDSLHFILSANEIIVVTTPEPTSVTDAYAMVKYIQLKDQEIPIQVLVNRSETPSEGKKTFENLKLVTSQFLQKDISLLGIIPNDPSVLKAVKAQKPFILQAPSSKPSQAIREIVTKFTGVTREEVSTPPFSAFISKIKKYLS from the coding sequence ATGAATGATCAAGCAAAAAATTTACGCCAGATGCTCCAAATGGCCAGTGAAACACCTAAAAACACAAAAGTTCTAGCGGTAGTAAGTGGTAAAGGTGGCGTTGGAAAATCTAATTTTTCACTGAACTTTGCCATAGAACTTACGAAGGCAGGGAAAAAAGTTGTTTTGTTTGATTTAGATATCGGTATGGCCAATGTAGATATTTTAATGGGAGTCTCCTCGAAATTTACAATTGTTGACATGATTGAAAAAGACTTATCAATCTGGGACATTATTGAAGAAGGCCCTGAAAAGCTTTCCTTTATTGCTGGTGGTACCGGGTTTTCTTCGATGTTTCAACTTAACCCGCGTAAAATATCAAGGTTCCTACAACAACTAGAATTAATTAGTGGAAAATACGACTATATTATTTTTGATATGGGGGCTGGTGTTTCTAAGGATAGCCTACATTTTATTCTTTCAGCAAATGAAATCATTGTTGTAACTACACCTGAACCTACGTCGGTCACAGATGCGTATGCTATGGTAAAGTATATCCAATTAAAAGATCAGGAAATCCCGATTCAAGTGTTAGTCAATCGAAGTGAAACTCCTTCTGAAGGTAAGAAAACTTTTGAAAATTTAAAATTGGTAACAAGTCAATTTTTGCAAAAAGATATCTCATTATTAGGAATTATTCCAAATGATCCAAGCGTCTTAAAAGCAGTAAAGGCACAAAAACCCTTTATTCTCCAAGCTCCCTCTAGTAAGCCAAGTCAGGCAATACGAGAGATTGTAACTAAATTTACAGGAGTAACAAGAGAAGAAGTATCAACCCCGCCTTTTTCAGCATTTATAAGTAAAATTAAAAAATACTTATCTTAA